Proteins encoded within one genomic window of Pigmentiphaga sp. H8:
- a CDS encoding MFS transporter has product MKFARRRLDWKVIGLVGIAHASSHFFQLVIPSLFAPLATEFGLGFAELGVLVAVFYAISGVGQASSGFVVDRAGARPVLWFGLACFVVAGLLLGLASNYGWLMAGAVVAGIGNSVFHPVDFSILNRRVSNPRLGHAFSAHGITGNLGWATTPIFITTLTHLFNWRVAAFGAGLLVAVILTMTVVGRRLLAVEAARRPARGRRLEAAAAGTSLGALLVNPVVWGAFLFFMFSSVAISAVQNYTIPILGSIYGISSVTASTALSGYMVAGACGMVLGGFLVSSGPHSERIVGMSFVAAGALLALLAMGWLPAAAAVPCVALAGLCAGVAGPSRDMLVRRVTPRGATGSVYGLVYSGMDTGSALAPLAFGVMLDAGLRQGPYLGAFLAFCLAAFFAALIAAKARRAH; this is encoded by the coding sequence ATGAAGTTCGCCCGGCGCAGGCTCGACTGGAAGGTCATCGGATTGGTGGGAATCGCCCATGCCAGTTCCCATTTTTTCCAACTGGTGATTCCTTCGCTGTTCGCGCCGCTGGCGACGGAGTTCGGACTGGGGTTCGCCGAACTGGGGGTCCTGGTCGCGGTGTTCTATGCGATCTCGGGCGTGGGCCAGGCCAGTTCCGGCTTCGTGGTGGACCGGGCGGGCGCGCGTCCCGTCCTGTGGTTCGGGCTGGCCTGCTTCGTCGTGGCGGGCCTGCTGCTGGGCCTGGCCAGCAACTATGGCTGGCTGATGGCGGGGGCCGTGGTGGCCGGCATCGGCAACTCGGTCTTCCACCCCGTCGATTTCTCCATCCTCAACCGCCGCGTCAGCAACCCCCGCCTGGGGCATGCCTTCAGCGCGCACGGCATCACCGGCAACCTGGGCTGGGCCACCACGCCCATATTCATCACGACGCTTACCCACCTGTTCAACTGGCGCGTGGCCGCCTTCGGCGCGGGCCTCCTGGTAGCGGTCATCCTGACCATGACGGTGGTGGGCCGGCGCCTGCTGGCGGTGGAGGCGGCGCGCCGGCCGGCCCGCGGCCGCCGCCTGGAAGCGGCCGCGGCCGGCACCTCGCTGGGCGCGCTGCTGGTCAATCCCGTGGTCTGGGGCGCCTTCCTGTTCTTCATGTTCTCGTCCGTGGCGATCTCGGCGGTCCAGAATTACACCATTCCGATCCTGGGATCCATCTACGGCATCTCCAGCGTGACCGCCAGCACGGCGCTGTCCGGCTACATGGTGGCCGGCGCCTGCGGCATGGTGCTGGGCGGCTTCCTGGTTTCCAGCGGCCCCCACAGCGAGCGCATCGTCGGCATGTCCTTCGTGGCGGCCGGCGCGCTGCTGGCCCTGCTGGCCATGGGCTGGCTGCCGGCGGCGGCGGCCGTGCCCTGCGTGGCCCTGGCGGGGTTGTGCGCGGGCGTCGCGGGCCCGTCCCGCGACATGCTGGTACGCCGCGTCACGCCGCGCGGCGCCACGGGGTCGGTCTACGGACTGGTCTATTCCGGCATGGACACGGGCTCGGCGCTGGCGCCGCTCGCCTTCGGCGTCATGCTGGACGCGGGCCTGCGGCAGGGGCCCTATCTGGGCGCGTTTCTTGCGTTCTGCCTGGCGGCCTTCTTCGCCGCGCTGATCGCCGCCAAGGCCCGGCGCGCGCACTGA